A stretch of Pangasianodon hypophthalmus isolate fPanHyp1 chromosome 9, fPanHyp1.pri, whole genome shotgun sequence DNA encodes these proteins:
- the rps5 gene encoding 40S ribosomal protein S5, producing MADWETAPAVAETPEIKLFGKWSTDDVQINDISLQDYIAVKEKYAKYLPHSGGRYAAKRFRKAQCPIVERLTNSMMMHGRNNGKKLMTVRIVKHAFEIIHLLTGENPLQVLVNAIINSGPREDSTRIGRAGTVRRQAVDVSPLRRVNQAIWLLCTGAREAAFRNIKTIAECLADELINAAKGSSNSYAIKKKDELERVAKSNR from the exons ATGGCGGACTGGGAGACTGCGCCGGCCGTGGCCGAGACCCCTGAGATCAAGCTGTTCGGGAAATGGAGCACAGATGATGTGCAGATCAACGACATCTCCCTTCAG GACTACATTGCCGTGAAGGAGAAGTATGCCAAGTACCTCCCTCACTCCGGAGGGCGCTACGCCGCTAAGCGCTTCCGTAAGGCTCAGTGCCCCATCGTGGAGCGTCTCACCAACTCCATGATGATGCACGGACGCAACAACGGCAAGAAGCTGATGACCGTGCGCATCGTTAAACACGCCTTCGAGATCATCCACCTGCTCACCGGAGAG aaCCCACTGCAGGTTCTGGTGAACGCCATCATTAACAGCGGCCCACGTGAGGACTCCACTCGTATCGGCAGAGCTGGAACAGTCAGGAGACAGGCTGTGGATGTGTCCCCACTCCGCAGGGtcaaccag gctaTCTGGCTGCTGTGCACCGGGGCGAGAGAGGCCGCCTTCAGGAACATTAAGACCATCGCCGAGTGTTTGGCTGACGAGCTCATCAACGCCGCTAAG GGTTCGTCAAACTCGTACGCCATCAAGAAGAAGGACGAGCTGGAGAGAGTGGCCAAGTCCAACCGTTAA
- the ddah2 gene encoding N(G),N(G)-dimethylarginine dimethylaminohydrolase 2 has product MASVCPYGRFTHAVVRGIPQSPSVGGVEVEVAKLQRQYGVFVGTLRQKVGLQVLEIPADTHTNTHLPESWRIEDMAIIQGDMALLTQPLNQERRQETEAVRRVLTELNLTIVEMEDDGATLEGSDVLFTGREFFVGLSKHTNQRGAEILANTFQDFAVSTVPVSAGTRLKNICSMGGPETIIFSNSEGARRTLRVMEQLTDHHYDVFSVPEDAAANCVYVRGAGEVDYLLHPTQNECPDSVSAFQKFAGYTLLPTACSEASKLGGALSSFCLLINRKLPY; this is encoded by the exons ATGGCGAGTGTGTGTCCGTACGGGCGGTTCACCCACGCTGTGGTACGTGGTATCCCTCAGTCCCCTAGTGTGGGtggggtggaggtggaggtggcaAAGTTGCAGCGTCAGTACGGAGTGTTCGTGGGGACTCTGAGGCAGAAGGTGGGACTGCAGGTGCTGGAGATCCCTgccgacacacacactaacacacaccttcctGAGAGCTGGAGAATAGAGGACATGGCCATCATACAGGGCGACATGGCGCTTCTCACACAGCCGCTCAACCAGGAGAGACGCCAggag acgGAGGCAGTGAGGCGTGTTCTCACTGAGCTGAACCTGACCATCGTGGAGATGGAGGATGATGGAGCCACACTGGAGGGCAGTGATGTGCTGTTCACCGGGAGAGAGTTCTTTGTTGGCCTATCCAAACACACCAACCAGCGTGGAGCTGAGATCCTCGCCAACACCTTCCAG gacttTGCCGTGTCCACAGTGCCTGTATCTGCTGGTACTCGTCTGAAGAACATCTGCTCAATGGGGGGTCCTGAGACCATCATCttcagtaatagtgagggagcGAGGCGAACACTGAgg GTGATGGAGCAGCTGACTGATCATCACTATGACGTGTTTTCCGTGCCGGAGGACGCTGCTGCTAACTGTGTGTACGTGCGCGGTGCAGGTGAAGTGGATTATCTGCTCCACCCCACGCAGAACGAGTGTCCCGACAGTGTCTCT gcctTCCAGAAGTTTGCAGGCTACACCCTGCTCCCTACAGCGTGCAGTGAGGCCTCCAAACTCGGGGGGGCGCTCTCCTCATTCTGCCTGCTCATCAACAGGAAACTCCCTtactaa